From Pseudomonas vanderleydeniana, the proteins below share one genomic window:
- a CDS encoding fimbrial protein, whose product MKKISVMLALLGSALGVMGSAHAANGGTLNFTGALTNTSCEVSSGGGSADNIPVDLGRVSFADIGNRTESRLGTAKDIDLLVTCLQPAAESTVHMSFRPAQVDPGDPYLLPTAGAAKGVGIGLVRRDSDNFLNIQDPSDTIDGILQPSGTGSSGTLSLRALFVKNGVSTVPGAATGTVPFVLTYN is encoded by the coding sequence ATGAAAAAGATTTCCGTGATGTTGGCTCTATTGGGTTCAGCCCTTGGCGTGATGGGCTCCGCCCACGCGGCCAACGGTGGCACGCTGAACTTTACCGGTGCGCTGACCAACACCAGTTGCGAGGTGTCCTCCGGCGGCGGTTCGGCTGACAATATTCCGGTCGATCTCGGGCGGGTGTCCTTTGCCGATATCGGCAACCGGACCGAGTCCCGCCTGGGCACGGCGAAGGATATCGACCTGTTGGTAACCTGCCTGCAACCTGCGGCCGAAAGCACCGTGCACATGTCATTTCGCCCGGCCCAGGTCGACCCGGGCGATCCCTACCTGCTGCCCACCGCTGGCGCCGCCAAGGGCGTGGGGATTGGCCTGGTGCGCCGGGACAGCGATAACTTCCTGAACATCCAGGACCCCAGCGACACCATCGACGGCATCCTCCAGCCCAGTGGCACCGGTTCCAGCGGTACCTTGTCGCTGCGCGCGTTGTTCGTGAAGAACGGCGTCTCCACGGTGCCGGGTGCGGCCACGGGGACGGTGCCGTTCGTACTGACCTACAACTGA
- a CDS encoding fimbrial biogenesis chaperone — protein MRKLMRSTVGVALVAWACGQAQAGIVLSSTRLVYPAQDKEAVLHVSNRNRSTILLQSWLEADDSTAVDLPFAVIPALVPLPGGGRQTVRIIHSGGQMPTDRESLFWLNVQEIPQASEQENVLQIGIRQRIKVFYRPRQLAADPEQAPRQLRWRLKPGGVLVASNPGPFHITLVDIELFAGTDRLLHRRSSMLAPGQAQEFALPASVAPQQARLRFKSINDHGAVVAYRLSDWKTGQALWAED, from the coding sequence ATGCGCAAGTTGATGAGATCGACGGTCGGCGTCGCGCTGGTCGCGTGGGCGTGCGGGCAGGCCCAGGCCGGGATCGTGCTGAGCAGCACCCGGCTGGTGTACCCGGCGCAGGACAAGGAAGCGGTACTTCATGTGTCGAACCGCAACAGGTCGACCATCCTGTTGCAGTCCTGGCTGGAGGCCGATGATTCGACAGCCGTGGATCTGCCATTCGCCGTGATCCCGGCGCTGGTACCTTTGCCCGGTGGTGGCCGGCAGACGGTACGGATCATCCATTCCGGTGGCCAGATGCCGACCGACCGGGAGTCGCTGTTCTGGCTGAACGTCCAGGAAATACCCCAGGCCAGTGAACAGGAGAACGTGCTGCAGATCGGGATCCGCCAGCGCATCAAGGTGTTCTATCGTCCCCGGCAGTTGGCGGCCGATCCGGAGCAGGCGCCGCGCCAGTTGCGTTGGCGACTGAAGCCGGGGGGCGTGCTGGTGGCGAGCAATCCGGGGCCCTTCCACATCACCCTGGTGGATATCGAGTTGTTTGCCGGTACGGACAGGCTGCTGCATCGCCGCAGCTCGATGCTGGCCCCCGGGCAGGCACAGGAGTTTGCCCTGCCGGCATCGGTGGCGCCGCAGCAGGCCCGGTTGCGTTTCAAGAGCATCAACGATCACGGTGCCGTCGTGGCGTATCGGCTTTCCGACTGGAAAACCGGCCAGGCCTTGTGGGCCGAGGATTAG
- a CDS encoding fimbria/pilus outer membrane usher protein: MDWLYRRTKEVRVSSCRGRARATTCLLSHNVNRQARWPLSLGLCLLAPDLALAEPVEEGARFNTAFIHGGEQPADIRAFLEGNSVLPGVYRVDIYLNRVLSARRDVRFSRNSTSGRVEPCLTLDLLRDLGLDTERLGSLVDVSSQATAEQCFDLARLDRASVDYQPNSLALNLGVPQIALRRDARGYLSPELWDQGVGSAFVNYSFNGNRREFDRQKDDSYYLGLRNGLNLGSWRLRNESSLVHGDSQATRFTSNQTYAQRDLTAWKSQLTLGETYTDSRVFDSVRYRGVQVASDDGMLPDSERVYAPVIRGVAESSATVEIRQAGYLLYSSNVPPGPFEINDFYPSGSNGDLLVTVIEADGRRRTFIQAFASLPLMLPKGTFSYSVEAGEYDSNDNRQLNPGFASTTLIYGLSEHLTGFGGVQLADAFEASNLGLGVNTGMGAVSADLTHSVSHQAGTDLGGKSLRLRYANTLNATRTTFALAGYRYSSEHYRSFEQHVEERSHLAQGTIGRARDRFDITLSQPLEAGTFSLTALEQRYWNLPGKSRQFNATYGGYWRDLSYSLSLDRTHSTDLDGRAGTDHQFTLTLSLPLGRHERSTRASLTAVRDSEGDSSVMAGLTGRVLDRNAFYSVLAGNDGSGARAGSASINATTAVGRFDAGYSHGRDFNSWSLGARGSLVAHAGGVNLGQSLGDTFVLAEVPGVQGAHFNNFSGVETGRNGFAVVPYVQPYRANWISLDTRRLGADIEVDNAIVQLVPRRGSSTHAVFKASTGRRVQFELRQADGSALPFGASVQQVDGKVLAVVDPTSRALVLSDQEQGTLQVKWSGGSCQFQFQLPPRDPQLSYDRVREVCR; encoded by the coding sequence ATGGACTGGCTTTATCGAAGAACAAAGGAAGTTCGGGTGTCATCGTGTCGCGGGAGAGCGCGGGCCACGACGTGCCTCCTGTCGCACAACGTCAATCGCCAGGCGCGCTGGCCGCTGTCGCTGGGGTTGTGCCTGCTGGCTCCGGACCTGGCACTGGCCGAGCCGGTCGAGGAGGGCGCAAGGTTCAATACCGCATTCATCCACGGTGGTGAGCAGCCGGCCGATATTCGTGCATTCCTGGAGGGCAACAGCGTACTGCCGGGTGTCTACCGGGTGGACATCTACCTGAACCGGGTACTCAGTGCCCGGCGGGACGTGCGCTTCAGCCGCAACAGCACCAGCGGGCGGGTGGAACCCTGCCTGACCCTGGATCTGTTGCGGGACCTGGGGTTGGACACCGAACGTCTTGGCAGCCTGGTCGATGTCTCGTCACAGGCGACCGCCGAGCAGTGCTTCGATCTTGCCCGGCTGGACCGCGCCAGTGTCGATTACCAACCCAACAGCCTGGCCCTGAATCTCGGCGTGCCGCAGATTGCCCTGCGGCGCGATGCCCGCGGCTACCTGTCGCCGGAGTTGTGGGACCAGGGCGTCGGCAGCGCGTTCGTCAACTATTCCTTCAACGGCAACCGCCGCGAGTTCGATCGGCAGAAGGACGACAGTTACTACCTGGGCCTGCGCAATGGCCTGAATCTCGGTTCGTGGCGCCTGCGCAACGAATCCTCGCTGGTGCATGGCGACTCGCAGGCCACCCGTTTCACCAGCAACCAGACCTACGCCCAGCGCGACCTGACCGCCTGGAAAAGCCAGCTGACCCTGGGCGAGACCTACACCGATTCGCGGGTGTTCGACAGCGTGCGCTACCGTGGCGTCCAGGTGGCCTCGGACGATGGCATGCTGCCCGACAGCGAGCGGGTCTATGCGCCAGTCATCCGTGGCGTCGCCGAAAGCAGCGCCACGGTGGAGATCCGCCAGGCGGGTTATCTGTTGTACAGCTCGAACGTGCCGCCGGGGCCGTTCGAGATCAACGACTTCTACCCCAGCGGCTCCAACGGTGACCTGCTGGTGACCGTGATCGAGGCGGACGGTCGGCGCCGGACCTTCATCCAGGCGTTCGCCTCGTTGCCGCTGATGCTGCCCAAGGGCACTTTCAGCTACAGCGTCGAGGCCGGCGAATACGACAGCAACGACAACCGGCAACTGAACCCCGGCTTCGCCAGCACCACGTTGATCTATGGCTTGAGCGAACACCTCACCGGCTTTGGCGGGGTGCAGCTGGCCGATGCCTTCGAGGCCAGCAACCTCGGGCTCGGGGTCAATACCGGCATGGGCGCGGTGTCGGCCGACCTGACCCACTCGGTCAGCCACCAGGCCGGTACCGATCTTGGCGGCAAGAGCCTGCGCCTGCGTTATGCCAATACCCTGAACGCTACGCGGACCACCTTTGCCCTGGCCGGGTATCGCTACTCCAGCGAGCATTACCGCAGCTTCGAACAGCACGTGGAGGAGCGTAGCCACCTGGCGCAAGGCACGATCGGCCGTGCCCGTGATCGTTTCGATATCACCCTCAGCCAGCCGCTTGAGGCGGGTACCTTCAGCCTTACCGCCCTGGAGCAGCGTTACTGGAACCTGCCGGGCAAGTCGCGGCAGTTCAATGCCACCTATGGCGGCTACTGGCGCGACCTCAGCTACAGCCTGTCCCTGGACCGCACCCATTCGACCGATCTCGATGGTCGTGCCGGTACCGACCACCAGTTCACGCTCACCCTGTCATTGCCGTTAGGGCGGCATGAACGCTCGACTCGCGCTTCGCTGACCGCGGTGCGCGACAGCGAGGGCGATTCCAGTGTCATGGCCGGCCTGACCGGGCGCGTGCTGGATCGCAATGCCTTCTACTCGGTGCTGGCCGGCAATGATGGCAGTGGTGCTCGCGCCGGTTCCGCCAGTATCAACGCCACCACCGCGGTCGGCCGTTTCGACGCCGGCTACAGCCATGGCCGGGACTTCAACAGTTGGAGCCTGGGCGCGCGTGGGTCGCTGGTTGCCCACGCCGGCGGGGTGAACCTCGGTCAGTCGCTGGGCGACACCTTCGTCCTGGCCGAGGTGCCTGGCGTGCAGGGCGCGCACTTCAACAACTTCAGCGGGGTCGAGACCGGCCGCAACGGTTTTGCCGTGGTGCCCTACGTACAACCTTATCGCGCCAACTGGATCAGCCTGGACACCCGTCGTCTGGGCGCCGATATCGAAGTGGACAACGCCATCGTCCAGCTGGTGCCACGGCGCGGCTCGTCGACCCACGCGGTGTTCAAGGCCAGTACCGGGCGGCGAGTGCAGTTCGAACTGCGCCAGGCCGACGGTAGCGCCCTGCCGTTCGGTGCCAGCGTTCAGCAGGTGGATGGCAAGGTACTGGCGGTGGTCGACCCGACCAGCCGGGCGCTGGTGCTCAGTGATCAGGAGCAGGGAACGCTGCAGGTCAAGTGGTCGGGAGGCAGTTGCCAGTTCCAGTTCCAGTTGCCGCCACGTGACCCGCAACTGAGTTATGACCGGGTCAGGGAGGTCTGCCGGTGA
- a CDS encoding fimbrial biogenesis chaperone, producing MNGLRVFFLMWGLAVTAPVWATVSLSGTRLVFDGHFRDVSIEARNRGRQEVLLQAWLEGHEDNRADHLPFVLTPPISRLAPEGRQALRLMYEGRGMPSGQESLLHLYVMEIPRAPSGDGRLSIAIRQRINVLFRPPGLSGDPALTPQRLRWVLERDASGVPRLKVENPTDFHAALLRLELADEHGRHLLGDDLLVPPGGRRELLLTSRALSAHPGWLRFNALTDYGGQRSYRARFDFGAPFNASLVGEASLSQNGSAHD from the coding sequence GTGAACGGTCTGCGGGTATTTTTCCTGATGTGGGGGCTGGCCGTGACGGCGCCGGTGTGGGCGACCGTTTCCCTGAGTGGTACGCGCCTGGTGTTCGACGGGCATTTTCGTGATGTGAGCATCGAGGCACGTAACCGCGGCCGCCAGGAGGTGTTGCTGCAGGCCTGGCTCGAGGGGCATGAAGACAACCGTGCGGACCACCTGCCGTTCGTGCTGACACCACCGATCTCGCGGCTGGCGCCCGAGGGCCGGCAGGCCTTGCGACTGATGTATGAGGGGCGGGGCATGCCGAGCGGCCAGGAGTCGCTGCTGCACCTGTATGTCATGGAGATTCCCCGTGCGCCATCCGGCGACGGTCGCCTGAGCATTGCCATTCGCCAGCGGATCAATGTGCTGTTTCGCCCGCCGGGACTGTCCGGCGATCCGGCACTGACCCCGCAACGCCTGCGTTGGGTGCTGGAGCGGGACGCCAGCGGAGTGCCCCGGCTCAAGGTGGAGAACCCGACGGACTTTCATGCGGCGCTGCTGCGCCTGGAACTGGCCGATGAGCACGGTCGTCACCTGCTTGGCGATGACCTGCTGGTGCCGCCCGGTGGTCGTCGCGAGCTGTTGCTGACATCCCGTGCCCTGTCGGCCCATCCGGGCTGGCTGCGGTTCAATGCGCTGACCGATTACGGCGGTCAGCGCAGCTACCGCGCCCGATTCGACTTCGGTGCGCCGTTCAATGCCTCGCTGGTGGGCGAGGCCTCACTCTCACAGAATGGATCTGCCCATGATTAA
- a CDS encoding fimbrial protein yields MINLSRMTWQRGLLLLGLLSPASCFALTCTLQGSGALLANADLGSSVAIPASSPNGTLVWRSEPFNLAVECARDGQAGPAEDIYLYLNPARQVVGQGIRLGLSYEGVDHRQSNGRIATGRSLPACTNAQACAPLSFNLGFSLFIEKFGPTPPSGIASQLQDYRLFQLDGGSGPGDDGNSLNYVVNNLGGLRFVACDAQLQVIPETVDFGRIAIQHVVVGQVVERRPFALHTSRTCDSAFSLDARLKPVSGTLAGELLIPNGNDGVGIRIVRAGGGSLIPYNRSFHLAELLGSTHAATARFDAELLWNSDRPKAGPFSAEVVVDLFYK; encoded by the coding sequence ATGATTAACCTGTCCCGGATGACCTGGCAGCGCGGGCTGTTGCTGCTTGGCCTGCTCAGTCCAGCCAGTTGTTTTGCCCTCACCTGTACCCTGCAAGGCAGCGGCGCGCTACTGGCCAATGCCGATCTTGGCAGTAGCGTGGCGATTCCCGCGTCGTCGCCCAATGGCACACTGGTCTGGCGTTCGGAGCCCTTCAATCTGGCAGTCGAGTGCGCCCGGGATGGTCAAGCGGGGCCTGCGGAGGATATCTATCTCTACCTCAACCCGGCGCGCCAGGTGGTCGGCCAGGGTATCCGCCTGGGGTTGAGCTACGAGGGCGTCGATCATCGCCAGAGCAACGGCCGCATTGCCACCGGGCGCAGCCTGCCGGCGTGCACCAATGCCCAGGCTTGTGCGCCGTTGAGTTTCAACCTGGGCTTCTCGCTGTTCATCGAGAAATTCGGCCCGACACCGCCCTCGGGTATCGCCAGCCAGTTGCAGGACTACCGGCTGTTCCAGCTCGATGGCGGCAGTGGGCCGGGCGACGACGGCAACTCGCTCAACTATGTGGTCAACAACCTCGGCGGCCTGCGTTTCGTCGCCTGCGATGCCCAGTTGCAAGTCATCCCGGAAACCGTCGACTTCGGGCGGATCGCCATCCAGCATGTGGTGGTCGGGCAGGTGGTCGAACGGCGTCCATTCGCCTTGCACACCAGTCGTACCTGCGACAGCGCCTTCAGCCTGGATGCGCGGCTGAAGCCGGTCTCCGGCACCCTGGCCGGCGAGTTGCTGATCCCCAATGGCAACGACGGGGTCGGTATCCGCATCGTCCGGGCCGGAGGCGGCTCGCTGATCCCGTACAACCGTTCCTTTCACCTGGCCGAACTGTTGGGCAGTACCCATGCCGCCACGGCGCGCTTCGATGCCGAGCTGCTATGGAACAGCGACCGACCCAAGGCCGGGCCGTTCTCGGCCGAAGTGGTGGTCGATCTGTTCTACAAGTGA
- a CDS encoding methyl-accepting chemotaxis protein, which yields MGLWGLGSVLCAATVHWALRPFAGLTERARNLADNPLSQAIYTGRSDEFGQIEFALRMLEAQVGSVVGRIGDASQRLSGHAQELVRHIESSHSSTLDQQAETDQVAAAIHEMAASVAEVASNAQQASVAADLAGSETRDGHQLVGESRSSVLRLAGELARATEVIHQLESHSIEISSVLEVIRGIAEQTNLLALNAAIEAARAGEQGRGFAVVADEVRGLAQRTQQSTSEIQRMISNLQDGAQEAVLVMRQSSQHAEDSVQQVQQAAEALSGISERVNRITEMSLQIAAAVEEQSAVSEDINRNIMSIRNACEVTVSAGRQSHINSGDVAGLADDLRSLAQEFWGRGSRV from the coding sequence CTGGGTTTGTGGGGGCTGGGGAGCGTCCTGTGTGCCGCCACTGTTCATTGGGCCCTGCGGCCGTTCGCCGGCCTGACCGAGCGGGCGCGGAATCTGGCCGACAACCCGTTGAGCCAGGCGATCTATACCGGGCGCAGCGATGAGTTCGGCCAGATCGAATTTGCCCTGCGCATGCTCGAAGCCCAGGTCGGCTCGGTGGTCGGCCGCATTGGCGACGCTTCGCAGCGGCTGTCCGGGCATGCCCAGGAGCTGGTTCGGCATATCGAGAGCAGTCACAGCAGCACCTTGGACCAGCAGGCGGAAACCGACCAGGTCGCCGCGGCGATTCACGAAATGGCCGCCAGTGTCGCCGAGGTCGCGAGCAATGCCCAGCAGGCATCGGTGGCCGCCGACCTGGCCGGCAGCGAGACCCGTGACGGTCACCAACTGGTGGGCGAGAGCCGCAGCTCGGTGTTGCGCCTGGCCGGGGAACTGGCGCGGGCGACCGAGGTGATCCACCAACTGGAAAGCCACAGCATCGAGATCTCCAGCGTGCTGGAGGTGATCCGCGGTATTGCCGAACAGACCAACCTGCTGGCCTTGAATGCGGCCATCGAGGCTGCGCGTGCGGGCGAGCAGGGGCGCGGTTTCGCCGTGGTGGCGGATGAGGTGCGCGGGCTGGCCCAGCGCACCCAGCAGTCGACCAGCGAGATCCAGCGGATGATCAGCAACCTGCAGGACGGGGCGCAGGAGGCGGTGCTGGTCATGCGCCAGAGCAGCCAGCATGCCGAGGACAGCGTCCAGCAGGTGCAGCAGGCGGCCGAGGCGCTGAGCGGGATCAGCGAGCGGGTGAACCGGATCACCGAGATGAGCCTGCAGATCGCTGCGGCGGTCGAGGAGCAGAGCGCCGTCAGCGAGGACATCAACCGCAACATCATGAGTATCCGCAATGCCTGCGAAGTGACCGTCAGCGCGGGTCGGCAGAGCCATATCAACTCGGGTGACGTGGCGGGGCTGGCGGATGACCTGCGCTCACTGGCGCAGGAGTTCTGGGGGCGTGGCAGTCGGGTCTAG
- a CDS encoding YkgJ family cysteine cluster protein gives MNTHFSCVGCGKCCTDHHVPLTLAEARQWASDGGQVIVLVEAFLPDGTGITPDQREHAQRRSWGVPCGSTEARVAITFAAYNVGPCRNLDERQLCRIYERRPLVCRIYPMEINPHIPLRPQAKDCPPESWLAEQPLLVSDGRLVDAGLAQLIEDSRQADRDDIRAKEAICARLGIHTTALKGDGFTAYLPQMAAFAEAIDQVQRQSHWCAEGEWAFHVSGDELAERLRAAGARVVSDTPLTYTFIALRAA, from the coding sequence ATGAACACCCATTTTTCCTGCGTAGGCTGCGGCAAGTGCTGCACCGATCACCATGTACCGCTGACCCTGGCCGAAGCCCGACAGTGGGCCAGCGATGGCGGCCAGGTGATCGTGCTGGTGGAAGCGTTCCTGCCGGACGGCACCGGGATCACCCCGGACCAGCGCGAACATGCGCAACGCCGCTCCTGGGGCGTGCCCTGTGGCAGCACCGAGGCACGCGTGGCCATCACCTTCGCCGCCTACAATGTCGGCCCCTGCCGGAATCTTGACGAGCGCCAGCTCTGCCGGATCTACGAGCGTCGCCCGCTGGTGTGCCGCATCTATCCGATGGAAATCAACCCGCACATCCCGCTCAGGCCGCAAGCCAAGGACTGCCCGCCGGAATCATGGCTGGCCGAACAACCGCTGCTGGTCAGCGATGGCCGCCTGGTGGATGCCGGGCTGGCACAACTGATCGAGGACTCTCGCCAGGCCGACCGTGACGACATCCGCGCCAAGGAAGCCATCTGTGCCCGCCTGGGCATCCACACCACGGCGCTCAAGGGGGATGGTTTCACAGCCTACCTGCCGCAGATGGCCGCGTTCGCCGAGGCCATCGACCAGGTGCAACGGCAGTCGCACTGGTGCGCCGAAGGCGAGTGGGCGTTTCACGTCTCCGGCGACGAACTGGCCGAGCGCTTGCGCGCCGCCGGGGCGCGAGTGGTCAGCGATACCCCGCTGACCTACACCTTCATTGCGTTGCGCGCGGCCTGA
- a CDS encoding GNAT family N-acetyltransferase has protein sequence MPDQHCLLLRKDLDGLLDVPKWPTGIRLGVLRPEQMEAVHALLVEGYRGNGIEVDAYPHWCERFITDAEFDPALCLIALDDQGLVGVAQCWTSAYIKDLVVHPRRRGEGLGQALLRHVFQVFAARGEAFVDLKVMENNLPARSLYDAAGMRFIQRYEVSPAQA, from the coding sequence ATGCCTGACCAGCACTGCCTGCTGCTGCGCAAGGATCTCGACGGTTTGCTCGATGTGCCGAAATGGCCGACAGGCATTCGCCTGGGCGTGTTGCGTCCGGAACAGATGGAAGCGGTACATGCGCTGCTGGTCGAGGGCTACCGCGGCAACGGCATCGAGGTCGACGCTTACCCGCACTGGTGCGAACGCTTCATCACCGACGCCGAGTTCGACCCGGCTCTCTGCCTGATCGCCCTGGACGATCAGGGCCTGGTCGGCGTGGCCCAGTGCTGGACCAGCGCCTACATCAAGGACCTGGTGGTGCATCCCCGGCGCCGTGGCGAGGGACTGGGCCAGGCCCTGCTGCGTCACGTGTTCCAGGTCTTCGCCGCACGGGGCGAGGCCTTCGTCGATCTCAAGGTCATGGAAAACAACCTGCCGGCACGAAGCCTGTACGATGCCGCCGGCATGCGCTTCATCCAGCGCTATGAAGTCAGTCCGGCTCAGGCATAA
- a CDS encoding chemotaxis protein, which yields MSSNKARADSLSLLLFTLRSGKLMAINLLKVSEIIPCPPLTKLPESHPHVRGIATLRGASLSVIDLSRAIGERPLADPDGGCLIVTDVSRSKQGLHVQAVSKIVHCLTTDIRPPPFGSGGPKAFITGVTQVDGTLVQVLDIEKVIHVIAPTQIEVAPTELTMEEAELLGNARILVVDDSQVALQQSVHTLRNLGLTCHTARSAKDAIGCLLDLQGTAEQINIIVSDIEMSEMDGYALTRTIRETPDFQDLYILLHTSLDSAMNAEKARQAGANAVLTKFSSPELTKCLIKAARTVAGQDY from the coding sequence ATGTCCTCGAACAAAGCTCGCGCAGACTCGCTGTCACTGCTGCTCTTCACCTTGCGCAGCGGCAAGCTGATGGCGATCAACCTGCTTAAAGTCAGCGAAATCATCCCCTGCCCGCCGCTGACCAAGCTGCCCGAGTCCCACCCGCATGTCCGGGGCATCGCCACCCTGCGCGGCGCCTCGCTGTCGGTGATCGACCTGAGCCGGGCCATCGGCGAACGCCCGCTGGCGGACCCCGACGGTGGCTGCCTGATCGTCACCGATGTCAGCCGCTCCAAGCAGGGCCTGCACGTCCAGGCCGTGAGCAAGATCGTCCACTGCCTGACCACCGATATCCGCCCACCGCCCTTCGGCTCCGGCGGTCCCAAGGCGTTCATCACCGGGGTGACCCAGGTCGATGGCACGCTGGTGCAGGTGCTGGATATCGAAAAGGTCATCCATGTGATCGCCCCGACGCAGATCGAAGTCGCGCCGACCGAGCTGACCATGGAAGAAGCCGAACTGCTCGGCAATGCGCGGATCCTGGTGGTCGACGACAGCCAGGTGGCATTGCAGCAATCGGTCCATACCCTGCGCAACCTCGGCCTGACCTGCCATACCGCGCGTAGCGCCAAGGACGCCATCGGCTGCCTGCTGGACCTGCAAGGCACCGCCGAGCAGATCAACATCATCGTTTCGGACATCGAGATGTCGGAAATGGATGGCTATGCACTGACGCGCACCATTCGTGAAACCCCGGACTTCCAGGACCTCTACATCCTGCTGCACACCTCCCTGGACAGTGCCATGAACGCGGAAAAGGCACGCCAGGCCGGGGCCAACGCGGTACTGACGAAATTCTCCTCGCCCGAACTGACCAAATGCCTGATCAAGGCGGCCAGGACTGTTGCCGGGCAGGACTACTGA
- the norR gene encoding nitric oxide reductase transcriptional regulator NorR encodes MTAKPLLTALLPLVADLSRELPESERYRRLLDAMRALLPCDAAALLRLDGESLVPLAVDGLSPDTLGRRFKVSEHPRFQILLDAKGPVRFDSDSELPDPYDGLVDGLTEHLEVHDCLGCPLFIDERPWGLLTLDALDPERFEQIELDALQAFASLAAATVSAAERIERLALRAEDEHQRAELYRQANGPQQREMIGQSKAHKRLVEEINLVGGSDLTVLITGETGVGKELVAQAIHAASPRAEKPIISLNCAALPDTLVESELFGHVRGAFTGAVGDRRGKFELANGGTLFLDEVGELSLSVQAKLLRVLQSGQLQRLGSDREHQVDVRLIAATNRDLAEEVRNGRYRADFYHRLSVYPLQVPPLRERGRDVLLLSGYFLEQNRSRMGLGSLRLSPDAQAALLAYNWPGNVRELEHLIGRSALKALGNRHERPKILSLDATDLDLPTAASETPEAPTIAPQSLQGGLDLRQATEQYQRQLISACLERHQQNWAAAARELGLDRANLGRLARRLGLK; translated from the coding sequence ATGACTGCAAAGCCCCTGCTGACCGCCCTCTTGCCGCTGGTGGCGGACCTTTCCCGGGAACTGCCCGAAAGCGAACGTTATCGTCGCCTGCTCGACGCGATGCGAGCCCTGCTGCCCTGCGACGCCGCCGCCCTGCTTCGCCTGGATGGCGAATCGCTGGTCCCGCTGGCGGTCGACGGCTTGAGCCCGGACACCCTGGGCCGGCGCTTCAAGGTCAGCGAGCACCCGCGCTTCCAGATCCTGCTCGACGCCAAGGGGCCGGTGCGCTTTGACAGCGATAGCGAGCTGCCGGACCCTTACGACGGCCTGGTCGATGGCTTGACCGAACACCTGGAAGTGCACGACTGCCTGGGTTGCCCGCTGTTCATCGACGAACGTCCCTGGGGCCTGCTGACCCTCGATGCCCTCGACCCGGAACGCTTCGAACAGATCGAGCTCGATGCCCTGCAGGCATTCGCCAGCCTGGCCGCCGCGACCGTCAGCGCCGCCGAGCGCATCGAGCGCCTGGCCCTGCGCGCCGAGGACGAACACCAGCGTGCCGAGCTCTATCGCCAGGCCAATGGTCCGCAACAGCGCGAGATGATCGGCCAGAGCAAGGCCCACAAGCGCCTGGTGGAAGAGATCAACCTGGTCGGCGGCAGCGACCTGACGGTGCTGATCACCGGTGAAACCGGAGTCGGCAAGGAACTGGTGGCGCAGGCGATCCACGCCGCCTCGCCACGCGCGGAAAAACCGATCATCAGCCTCAACTGCGCCGCGCTGCCGGACACACTGGTGGAAAGCGAGCTGTTCGGCCACGTCCGGGGCGCCTTCACCGGGGCGGTCGGCGACCGGCGTGGCAAGTTCGAGCTGGCCAATGGCGGCACGCTGTTTCTCGATGAGGTCGGCGAACTGTCGTTGAGCGTGCAGGCGAAACTGCTGCGGGTCTTGCAAAGCGGCCAGTTGCAGCGGCTGGGTTCGGACCGCGAACACCAGGTGGACGTACGCCTGATCGCGGCGACCAACCGCGACCTGGCCGAGGAAGTGCGCAACGGTCGCTACCGGGCGGACTTCTATCACCGCCTGAGCGTCTACCCGCTGCAGGTGCCGCCGCTGCGCGAGCGCGGTCGTGACGTGCTGCTGCTGAGCGGCTACTTCCTCGAACAGAACCGTTCGCGCATGGGCCTGGGCAGCCTGCGCCTGAGCCCGGATGCCCAGGCCGCGCTGCTGGCCTACAACTGGCCGGGCAACGTTCGCGAGCTCGAACACCTGATCGGCCGCAGTGCCCTGAAGGCCCTGGGCAACCGTCATGAGCGACCGAAGATCCTCAGCCTGGACGCCACCGACCTGGACCTGCCGACAGCCGCCAGCGAAACACCCGAGGCCCCCACCATCGCCCCGCAGAGCCTGCAGGGCGGGCTCGACTTGCGCCAGGCCACGGAGCAGTATCAACGCCAACTGATCAGTGCCTGCCTGGAACGTCACCAGCAGAACTGGGCCGCTGCGGCACGGGAACTGGGCCTGGACCGGGCGAACCTCGGCCGGCTCGCCAGGCGCCTGGGGCTCAAGTGA